One Drosophila santomea strain STO CAGO 1482 chromosome X, Prin_Dsan_1.1, whole genome shotgun sequence DNA segment encodes these proteins:
- the LOC120456775 gene encoding probable phosphorylase b kinase regulatory subunit alpha isoform X9 translates to MRSRSNSGVRLDYYQRIVHRLILAHQEPVTGLFPASNVNSHAWIRDNVYCILAVWGLSMAYKKIADQDEDRAKCYELEQSCVKLMRGLLMAMMNQKDKVEKFKMTQSPYDSLHAKYSSKNGLPVVGDNEWGHLQIDAVSLYLLILAQMTASGLQIVFSLDEVSFIQNLVFYIESAYSIPDYGIWERGDKTNHGEPELNASSIGMAKAALEAMNELDLFGARGGPASVIHVLADEAHKCQAVLQSMLPRESNSKELDSGLLCVIGFPAFAVDDAQLIHNTKDAILSRLQGKYGCKRFLRDGYRTPKEDPSRLYYERWELRMFENIECEWPLFYCYLILFHAFQSDKRAVEEYASRLEKIMVRSEDGILLVPESYAVPQDLVGFEYQKPGSQVREVVGRCPFLWGQSLFILGRLLQEGFLAVGELDPLNRRLGAQKKPDVVVQVVIIAEDNEIRDKLAEHDLHVQTIAEVAPIEVQPARVLSHLYTYLGRNRKLGLSGRKSRDVGILSTSKLYSLKDRIFAFTPQFADLSRFYIASDNELMIDILKGEINFLKSAWDLLGRPLVTLVLKRIHLDQDKIPLAMIQTMRKLKSGYINGTRVMLGSLKDFLNTSAITDLSFLGSTEDGYPDRLHPDVQTYLDEHLLRSFSNRSTMNLRGGQLRPRTLRRRMSCKGAIKKTRSINVDSDNLGMEGPSPLTERRLSSIVPPPWLQANKQSHVSVFATTPEEGPTSSPLSLGNELIRENIYPVDPHHSRSAIDRRSEFVRQQEMPKILIQRHRAETNFADTEVEELIAMLRETENLEEQGDILQYLVDTQGLDFNTAGLGFKNKPEDNGTPTSNANNAGMLEEGRVVTVRDLLKGLYEKACQQKLWGLVRHTAGMLGKRVEDLAKAVTDLLVRQKQVTVGMPPNNEHTITAPLPEVELRQLIHDAYGDDESTAMLTQELMVYLAMFIRTEPQLFHEMLRLRVGLIIQVMAKELSRTLNCDGEAASEHLLNLSPFEMKNLLYHILSGKEFAVSSVARGNLSIVSCKSSRVSKKSQIGLGDPEGEDALIATIDDRQGQWLRRRRLDGALNRVPRDFYSRVWTVLEKCQGLAIEGRVLQQSLTQEMTPGELKFALEVETALNQIPQPEYRQLVVEALMVLTLVTEHNMVPTLGGIIYVEHLVHKANQLFLEDQRKVQGDATLCCAKIKDGKEQQQAASGMLLCGGAAYICQHLYDSAPSGSYGTMTYMSRAVALVLDCVPKHGEMECAIS, encoded by the exons ATGCGTTCTCGCAGCAATTCGGGCGTCCGTTTGGACTACTACCAGCGCATAGTGCATCGTCTGATTCTGGCCCACCAGGAACCGGTCACCGGTCTCTTCCCCGCCTCCAATGTGAACTCGCACGCCTGGATCAGGGACAATGTGTACTGCATCCTGGCCGTTTGGGGCTTGTCCATGGCGTACAAGAAGATTGCCGATCAGGACGAGGATCGTGCCAAGTGCTACGAGCTAGAGCAGAGCTGTGTGAAGCTGATGCGCGGCCTGCTCATGGCCATGATGAACCAGAAGGACAAGGTGGAGAAGTTCAAGATGACCCAGAGCCCCTACGATTCGCTGCACGCCAAGTACTCCAGCAAGAACGGCCTGCCCGTGGTCGGCGACAATGAGTGGGGTCATCTACAGATCGATGCCGTCTCCCTGTACCTGCTGATCCTGGCCCAGATGACGGCCTCCGGTCTGCAGATCGTCTTCTCCCTGGACGAGGTGTCCTTCATCCAGAATCTGGTCTTCTACATCGAGTCAGCCTACTCGATTCCCGACTACGGCATTTGGGAGCGCGGCGACAAAACCAATCATG GTGAACCGGAGCTGAATGCCAGCTCCATTGGCATGGCAAAGGCGGCCCTGGAGGCCATGAACGAGCTGGATCTGTTCGGAGCCCGTGGCGGTCCGGCCAGCGTGATCCATGTGCTGGCCGACGAGGCCCACAAGTGCCAGGCGGTGCTCCAGTCGATGCTGCCCCGCGAGTCCAACAGCAAGGAATTGGATTCTGGACTGCTGTGCGTCATCGGCTTCCCCGCCTTTGCTGTGGACGATGCCCAGCTGATACACAACACCAAGGACGCCATTCTGTCCCGACTGCAGGGCAAATACGGCTGCAAGAGATTCTTGCGCGATGGCTATCGCACACCCAAGGAGGATCCCTCCCGGCTCTACTACGAGCGCTGGGAGCTGCGCATGTTCGAGAACATCGAGTGCGAGTGGCCGCTATTCTACTGCTACCTAATCCTGTTCCACGCCTTCCAGAGCGACAAGCGGGCGGTGGAGGAGTACGCCAGCCGGCTGGAGAAGATCATGGTGCGCTCGGAAGATGGCATTCTGCTTGTACCTGAGAGCTATGCAGTGCCGCAGGATCTGGTGGGCTTTGAGTATCAGAAGCCGGGTTCGCAGGTCCGCGAAGTGGTCGGTCGGTGTCCCTTCCTGTGGGGTCAGTCTCTATTCATCCTCGGAAGATTGCTGCAGGAG GGTTTTCTGGCCGTGGGCGAGTTGGATCCCTTGAATCGTCGGCTGGGCGCTCAAAAGAAGCCGGACGTCGTCGTCCAAGTGGTCATCATTGCCGAGGACAACGAGATCCGCGACAAGCTGGCCGAACACGATCTGCACGTGCAGACGATCGCGGAAGTGGCACCCATTGAGGTGCAACCCGCTCGAGTGCTGAGTCACCTGTACACCTACCTGGGACGCAACAGGAAACTGGGATTGAGCGGCAGGAAGTCCAGGGATGTGGGCATCCTCAGCACCAGTAAGCTCTACTCGCTGAAGGATCGCATATTTGCCTTCACCCCGCAG TTCGCCGACCTGTCGCGCTTCTATATCGCCTCCGATAACGAACTCATGATCGACATCCTCAAGGGCGAGATAAATTTCCTCAAGTCCGCTTGGGATCTGCTGGGTCGTCCGCTGGTCACCCTGGTGCTGAAGCGCATCCATCTAG ATCAGGACAAGATTCCGCTGGCCATGATCCAGACGATGAGGAAACTGAAGTCGGGCTACATCAATGGCACACGCGTGATGCTGGGCAGCCTGAAGGACTTCCTCAACACCTCGGCCATCACGGATCTGAGCTTTCTGGGCAGCACGGAGGACGGCTATCCGGACCGCCTGCATCCGGATGTGCAGACCTATCTGGATGAGCATCTGCTGCGCTCGTTCAGCAATCGCAGCACCATGAATCTGCGGGGCGGTCAGCTGCGTCCGCGGACATTGAGGCGTCGCATGTCCTGCAAAGGAGCCATCAAGAAGACGCGCTCCATCAACGTGGACT CCGACAACCTGGGCATGGAGGGACCTTCGCCGCTGACGGAACGTCGCCTCTCCTCGATTGTGCCACCTCCGTGGCTGCAGGCCAACAAGCAGAGCCACGTCAGTGTGTTCGCCACGACGCCGGAGGAGGGACCCACCAGCTCACCGCTGAGCCTGGGCAACGAGCTCATCCGGGAGAACATCTATCCGGTGGATCCGCACCACAGTCGCTCGGCGATCGACAGACGCAGCGAGTTTGTCCGCCAGCAAGAGA TGCCAAAAATTCTAATACAACGCCATCGTGCCGAAACCAACTTCGCGGACACAGAGGTGGAGGAGCTGATTGCGATGCTGCGCGAAACGGAGAATCTCGAGGAGCAGGGCGACATCCTACAGTACCTGGTGGACACTCAGGGTCTGGACTTCAATACGG CCGGCCTGGGATTTAAGAATAAACCGGAGGATAATGGCACACCCACCTCGAATGCCAATAACGCCG GCATGCTCGAAGAGGGACGCGTGGTGACCGTGCGGGATCTGCTGAAGGGACTCTACGAGAAGGCCTGCCAGCAGAAGCTCTGGGGACTCGTCCGTCACACGGCCGGCATGCTGGGCAAACGGGTGGAGGACTTGGCCAAGGCGGTCACGGATCTGCTCGTCCGGCAGAAGCAGGTCACCGTCGGAATGCCGCCAAACAATGAGCACACCATTACGGCGCCGCTGCCGGAAGTCGAGCTGCGTCAGCTCATCCACGAT GCCTATGGCGACGATGAGAGTACGGCGATGCTGACGCAGGAGCTGATGGTCTACCTGGCCATGTTCATACGCACCGAGCCGCAGCTGTTCCACGAGATGCTGCGCCTGCGCGTCGGCCTGATCATCCAGGTAATGGCCAAGGAGCTGTCCCGCACCCTCAACTGCGACGGCGAGGCGGCGTCGGAGCATTTACTTAACCTCTCGCCCTTCGAGATGAAGAATCTCCTGTACCACATACTCAGCGGCAAGGAGTTTGCCGTCAGCAGCG TGGCCCGTGGCAATCTGTCCATTGTGAGCTGCAAGAGCAGCCGCGTCAGCAAGAAGAGCCAAATCGGTCTGGGCGATCCGGAGGGCGAGGACGCCCTGATAGCCACCATTGACGACAGGCAGGGCCAGTGGCTGCGCCGCCGGCGGCTGGACGGCGCCCTCAATCGTGTGCCCCGCGACTTCTATTCGCGCGTGTGGACCGTGCTGGAGAAGTGCCAGGGTCTGGCCATCGAGGGACGTGTCCTGCAGCAGAGTCTCACCCAGGAGATGACGCCGGGCGAACTGAAGTTTGCGCTGGAAGTGGAGACGGCACTCAATCAGATACCGCAGCCCGAGTACAGGCAGCTGGTGGTCGAGGCCCTAATGGTGCTCACGCTCGTCACCGAGCACAATATGGTGCCCACACTGGGTGGCATCATCTACGTGGAGCATCTGGTGCACAAGGCCAATCAGCTGTTCCTCGAGGATCAGCGCAAGGTGCAGGGCGATGCCACGCTGTGCTGTGCCAAGATCAAGGACggcaaggagcagcagcaggccgcCTCCGGCATGCTACTCTGCGGCGGTGCCGCCTACATATGCCAGCACCTCTACGACAG TGCACCCAGCGGCAGTTATGGAACCATGACCTACATGTCCCGGGCGGTGGCCCTTGTGCTCGACTGTGTGCCCAAGCACGGCGAGATGGAGTGCGCCATCTCCTGA